The Anopheles maculipalpis chromosome 3RL, idAnoMacuDA_375_x, whole genome shotgun sequence genomic sequence AGAGAGTACAAACTGTAATAAAAGTGATCGTGGAGAACATTATGATCGTACAAATTGGTATAATAACACCGATACAATTATGGTTATTGTGGCTCGTCTTCAGCATCGAGGATTCCTTCCAGATTAAGAGTTAATTCCATCGACCGATAGCATAAAGAACGAATCAGCTCTGAAGCTTCTGAAGACTCACAACTTCATGCAGTAATCAACGGTGATCATGCTGGCTTATACGACGGTCACGTAAATCAGGTTCTCAGGTTACAATATCACAATAATCAAAGACATTTTATGTTTCTAAAATAAGTTTTACTACTTCACTGGACGATGACGCTCTGTTCTATTGACCTCttattcatacaaaaaatttacaaatatttttccaaaccaaataaagaaaaattaaataaatccgCAATCTAATTTTGTACAGAAAATAGAAAGTCATTTGATTTTATCACTTTCCCTTGGTTTTGAAGCcataaaacacaaacgcaACCTCTGTCTTGAATGTGCTGATTACAGTCGTCTTAAGCATGTAGCAGAAAACCAAAGACCTTCATAAAATGTCTtgtgcaaccaaaaaaaaatccaatagtTGCATGCATTGTTCCACCCAACATGAAATTATTGCCTTTGCCTCACCGGAAGAAAGCTTCCCTTCCCCGAACCAAGCCGCTTCGTGTCTCATGTTGGTGAGAACATATTTTATAATCTACCGTCTTTGTAATAAAACACACCGGCCACATCTGTGGCATTGATGTGAAAATCGACCGTAAAGTTGATATTTACTGACGTACGAACGTTAAAACTGAGACTCATTGCGTacggggtggttttttttttttttgttgagaacAGAGAGAAAATTACGATTTTAATTATCGAAAACGTTTCTCCACTTCGTACTGAGCCTTgaggatgtgtttgtgtgtgaaaaactGGGGAACGAATTTTATGGAGATGTTTTATAATGCTGGTGAAGCAAATTTATTCGGAAAAAGTTTAAGCTTAATTGCTGAGCAAGGAACCCTAACGGAGCATGAAACTCCATTCCATTAATGCGATGACGTTATAAAGTGTGACTGTTGGAAATGGTGgctcattaaaattttattaaatattgtttattgttaacAGAATATTTAGAAAACCATTTAAACTGTTCAGTTCATTTCAACTGTTCgaacaaaaatacattatCTCATAATACTTCATCCGTCGTaaaggcattttttttaaaacaacgcTGCAGTCAACACCTGGactaattttgttattttcttccttcactTCTTTTACAAAACTAAATCCTAAACATCAAAAACATCCTAAACCCAACGCCGGAACGACAATCGCCACTGCCGGACGACGTACCAAGCCGATCTCCACTCGATTGCCGAAGCTCATCAAAACCAGTTAATTGTATTTCGTCTGATGTCTGGGAGCCAATCAATCGAAAACTTTATCCTTCTACCAGCGTTGGTGCCAGCAACCTAGCGCAACGATCGTCCAGATGCAGCGAAAGTACGATTTTCTACTCCAGGTTTTGCTCGCCCGCTTGATCCACTGCTCAGTGGCGTTCCTGTGACGCGACACAGCAGCGACAAAGTTAGCCTCCGGGAGAATGTCTTTCCGTAAATGTCACACCTTTCGTACCACCGGAGAACACCGGACGGAGGGATGTCGTTGGAGGACTGGATGGTGCCTGCAAACGATTTGTCCCAGGGTTATCCGCTTTTCGATTGACTGGACTGATTTAATTACGGTGCCCGTTAATAAATGATGGGCTAATGAAAtagtttttcattaaatttgcaTCGATCTTAGTTTCAGTGGCATTGAGGAAGAGGGTGAACGATGAGGTAGCGGTAGCGGGTTAGGGCCACCATTGGGGCGGCCGtcatcggtggtggtgttttatttatttatttattcttcgcCGCTTACCATCGGTTGAGAGCTTTGTGCGAACGTTTGAGGCTGCTGGGCAGTCTCAGTACGATGTACTTTCCGCTGCAATGAactgtctgtgtatgtgtgttgggaGCGGTTTAGTGCAACCAGAATTATTGTCCGTGTTCGATAACACTATCGGTGTACGGCTTTGGGACATTATGGGAAACCTGGAGCAAACAGTGCGTGATCAATTTTATGCCCTTGGGATAAGAATTCTGGTAATTTCTAGAGGTGAATATGagaattttatataaaattcaaaacaaagttTTGCTAAATGAACTACCTCATGAACAAGATTCAAATTACGtataaaaacaatttacaatCATAACAAAACGAAGAGCTTGCTGTTAATTGCATACCGTTAGGCGCTAAAAGAAATACTCCTCGagttatgcaatttttgtaaaaaaatctaaaacttGATAAACGCTGATTTTATAACCTTCTTTTCAAGAAATTCACAATTCATTAGTAAGATTCTCATGAAACTAatacttttttgtaaaataaccACTGTGTTGCAAAATAgtgcaaacgaaaacaaacccaCACTGTAGAGTTTTGCAATTGGCCTGCAGCAAGAAGCGAAGCGACACATAAAGATGACTACAATATATGAACCCCCATTACATGAGTCCCAGCAGGGAAGAgagaaacagcaaaagggggAGAAAACACGAAGGGTGCGAGGATTAGAATTGCATTTTACAGCACATAACTGGtgcacccgctgttaccatgCTCGGTCGGACGGTGGACGACAGGCGGCCGGGTTTACAGTGTGGTAGGAAAATCGATAGCACAGTCGGAGCCCAATCCTTTCCAGCTCGGGAAGGACACGCTATACGAGCGTCATCGACGCCAACTGCAGCTGTCGACTCGAAATCAGATTAAATTCAGTCACCCAGCCTGAGACATCCAGCCCAGGCACAGTGCAGGAAGCTCGGGCAACGAACGCAGGAGGACAGTAAATAGTACTTTACATTCCAATTTCCGTCGATCAGCATCGGTACGGACGGTGCACAGCGCTCAATGTGCAATGTGCAGCGTGTGGTGTCCTTGGGTGGTTCGGTCCGGTTCATTCACCGAAGCGTTGCACTTCGATGCTTACCGAAGCTAGCCATCGTGATGAGGCGGCCCCATGCTTTAGATCGAGTGTGTTGGATTACAATACGTGCATTCGAAAGTGCATGTTGTGCACCATACTCGCCTCGGATGCATTACCTCACTCACGGTAAGGCAACGCCCCTCCATATAATATCCCAAGCAAGAAgagcttttccttttgttcgACCCAAAAGTCTACCGTCTTTGGCAGCTTTGGCAAAGGGATGTATGAATGCAACTGCACTTATTGGGCAGGGTGAATCGTAAACCCCTTCCCACTTGCCACCCACCGTCAATCGATGTGTCGTATGTCGATAAATCTACGTACGAAAGCGGAATCACGTAAATCACGCTCGAATGTTGTAAAGTtggaaatataaattttcgTTCACATTTTACCCAAGTTGTGTCCCACAAGTTGTGAGTTGTGATGGTGTGAGCGAACTGGTCGTTTGTCAAGCTTTTTACGCGCATCCAAATTGCGGCAAATCGCGCGTTGCATTTGTAGTTCATTGAAAGGTTGTTTGTCTCGTGGTGGATCAGGGATGGGTACATAAATTTGATTCGTCGATAGTAGTCACGCAAATCGGAGACATCCAATCTACTAGGTACAGTAAAAGAGGCGAGTcagattttaaagaaaaccttGGCTCAAAGTTTACATACACTAAAAAAGCGAAATTATGGAGAGAAAATTTTGGTTTTATGTAGTTAAGTTTTCTGTTGTAGTAACTCAGACTCTATatgcctaaaagtatgcaattttaattcaatttcaattttgaatGACTTTTGAGGGATTCGCGGGGTAATTTGGCTAGTAAACTTTTGAGCTAACATTGCATAGATTGCGAATTTACCACACGTCCTTGTAAAACATctgttgaataaaattgaACATCCATTTCGCAAGCAAATAAAagtcaatttttatttcagatGTGTACCGAAGattgcataaaaaaataattcaacttTCTCATCTAATGACCCCCGCAATCTCAGACACTCGTGAACCATCCACTCATCGCTACCgcctgttgtttgtttatcgcATCATTCCCCTCATTCGCTCATTATGCAAACTACAGGACGCCATACATGTGCATCGCACGGTCGTCAACACCGCGGTGACGTCATATGCGGAAGGTTAGCGCAATAAAATCCTCGCCGTAAGTGACGTGTCAAATGCATCGATATCCTTCCCCATGGGAGAAACCTTTCGTAACACGCTTCCATGCATGAGTAGCAAACACTAGCTAGACAGACAGACGGACGGACAGAAACGATCCAAAAACCTCGCTGTGTGTGCCTCGGAAAGATTCGCACCCTTTTCTTCGCCGTCTGCACAGCAGATTCGTCAAGGTTATTCATTAGCAAGCATCCACATCAGTCATGCAAACGTGCCCCCCTACCACTCCCTCGTTCCTCTTCTCGCTTCTAGCCTTGCCGGGTGGTGGCCAATTTCATGGACGTCGTGCTGACGAGGATcataataaaatgcaaatgagcgaaaatggaaattttgatTGCTCTTGTTTTGTCTCAAAGGCTGCAGGAATAGGACTGCCATGAGCAGGCAGGAGGACAAGGATATTTTTATCACACCAAGTCTGGTCTGGGGATGTGCGACGGCGTACCACTAACCCTCGGCTGATAAGCGTAAAGGTAGTGTGTGACAGCGGGATGCAACGTTCCAAAGTCCTCGTAAGCCAGCCACGGTACAGACAGGTGTGTGTCTGCGAGTGAAGCGTGTAGGTTGATTCTACGTGGAAAGAACTGTTCTACGGTGAAGAAATGGTGAAGCAATTCACTGTCTTGGAATGGCACGAGAATGTTTTCACTCTGTCGTAAATTATGCGTTAAAGCTTATTAAGAGAGACAAGCTGGAGACGTAGTGGTTGTTGATGTCACTGtgatagaattttaataattgtaTAAATTACAGGAGAAAAcgtaatttgaaaaatatatgaaCAGGAgggtatttttaaaattttcctgctcttttctttttctaagaaatcaaatcaatcataATTATCATCGTTTTGGTATCTATTATCAAATCGATTATGTAGCTGTTCATTGAAAGAGGGGCAGGGCAAATGCTCTAAAACTTTGGAGAATTAAGACCTTCCTGTAGCTCCTCACTCACTGAGGGGAATGAGACTGTAGAGTATAAAAAGCTACATAGTGAGATAGGTTAAAGCAAATTAGTCGATAGATGATAGAGCTACTTGGTGATGACAAATGCAACTAGTGAGGGGATATCTAACAATTTGAAGTCATGTACCTATCAAGGGTAGGTGGTAACATAATGATAGTTTAGCTTCACAATGAAAAATCACAAGGACGAACCTTTACATCTTTACATCAGCAGAATTACATTCTTGCAAGAAAAGCATGCGTCTAGGGCCctcaatttttttagatttttgggaaAAGTTGTTTGATCCCTATAAGACATGATTCGataaagaaatctcaaaccTTATCTCTCTTTAGCTTTCTCTCTCGTGACTCGTTGGTTGAAAAATCACTAATCAAACAGCAGCTTTTTcctacaaaaatctcatacaaACAGGCAATATAGTTTTGTTTCGCATGAAAAACATTACAGCAAAAGATTGATTACATCCAACCGCTCTCACAGTCACACACTTCACGAAATGCTGCACCATTTTTCATTCCCAATTTGTGGTACGCATCCCACCAATTGCTGGCAAGTGCAACTGTCCgtgtttaaaacatatttctcTCCAGCTTTCAAGCTATGAGCCCGAAGGAGTCGGGCTGGTCCCATTTGACAGCGTTCATACCGTGAGTGGCAACTttcatttaaactttttaaccCCTTCCTCTCCCCAACGTCCCCAAAAAACAGTCAGTCTGACCGATGGGTTTTGGAACCGAATCTCCCACAGACGGTCCTGTCAAAACGGATAATTCTCGAACGAGGATGAAAAGTGAATGCACCAGAAATGGGCCCGTTCGTTCGACGGCCCAATTTGTGGTGCGACAGCGGGTGCATCCGCCAGCCAGGGACAGCGTTTTATAGTTAAGCGTGagggaaaagtttcccaacCTGATGGCAACTGCTGATGGTCCTGCAACTGCGCTTGCCTGCACTTACAGTGTTTACCGTCGTGAATGTCTCCCTATCGTCGGTGGACGATCTCCAACGAACCAAGCTGGCTAACTTTATCGTGTCGGGTAGAGATTCTTTTTGGAGGATGGTTCAGTAAAATGTTGCCAGACCGTCGAGTCAGTTCCTGCTTATCCACCACCTCGGAAGCGATGCTGAGTTCGAACTTTGGTGGGATTATGGAGCTAAGagatacatattttttattactttatgCTAGCCAACTGACAAGTTTGTTCAGTTTTCCGACAGTCCTACACGAAGTAATAGCTTTAGtagttatttaattattttttataaatctcttCACTTGTGCATTCCTGGAttatattattaatatttttatatttatttattcctaaTCGATCGATTCTCAATTGAATCTGTTTTGATTAAACTTTGTATTCGTTTGCGAACATTACTGTATCCACACTTCTGCTAACGGTGGAAACACTCGCACATAACGTTTTATCCTGCCCGTTCGATGGTCATCCTCTTGCGTTAGCATCAGCCGGATTTCTCAGACAgaagtacacatacacatgagCACCAAtcgaccaccaccatcaccccaTCATCAGTAGACGTCATCAATTTCGTACACCCATCGCCAACACCGGACGATGCAGACAGTCTGGGAAAGTTTTTGGCCTTTCCACCACCCATTTTCATTTCCTGTTTCTCATTGCACACGGCAACAGCATGGTGTGCCGGGTTGGTGGCAGGTAGCACAGCCCGGGGCCAGGGACTGGTGCGGATTGGAAAAGCCAGTCTACAGATACTCCTGTACCGGTGTTCGTGTTTTCCGGCTAGCTGATGATACTACATCCAGTCGAAATACAGAGCGCAATTCTCTCTTGGCGAGTGTGGGAGCGTGAGGTGAGTTTTATGTACTGGGTGAATGTGAGCGTGTGAAAGAGATAAAGCGTGAGCTTGTGAGGTGGAGTACGGCACATTGATTTACTCATTTGAATATAGGGATTGGTTTTAtacatttcattcattttttttaaatttcttggaAACAAGTTTTACATTACATGCAAGCAACAAAGTTTACCCCCATTTACTGCTAGTGGCTATTATTGTAGTACATTTTCTTAATACGTTTACAGTGAGTAAATAACAACGAGATCAATGCAAGCTAAAACGAATCaggttttttcttgtgtttgttttacattattttaatatttgttttgtattaatACCTAATAGTAATGTTTCCTGTTAGTAGAAAATCATACATATAATTGTCTATATTTTACCATATTGTGCACAGGTGAAAAGTCCAATAGTGgacaaaacaataatacaaCCCGATTCTTTGCGTTCAGAAACAATCGAAAAGGGAATATTAATATAACCAACTTTTAAAATGATGAACTCTTAACTCTTAAAAGTGTCAATACAAGCAATATTCCCattataaatattataaatgtaccttttattttgctcatCTCGTTAGATCTTTATAAACCATGATGAAAATTGACCGTCAACTCTGTGCGAATATTCGACCCATAGTGCATCGTGATGAGAATTTTAGCTCACTTCTCACTCACTTAACAGTACATCGAAGCGAACCGTCCATGCTGTGAGTTGTAAATTGATCACCGGTCGAAAACTATCTGCGTACAACATAATCTCATCTAGTAGCAGTGGAAAATAGTTATTCCATCACAAGTCCCTCAAGTTTACGGGACACAGAAATGTCCATAAAAAATTAGAAACTCTGATTCACTTTCCCTTTTACCTTTTACTCTGTATGATGCGAGAAGCAATTGTCTCCTGTCATGTATACAGCCATCCACAACATTGTGTCTTTCGAGTCGTTTTCAAACGAAATCCACTCCTTGCATTATTTCTCTACTAAGTTTGCAATTTaactcttcctttttttttttatttgttcgtacGGTGTCTGGACTGTGTCCGTGCGCACAACAGTGCACCAAAGTGTCAGTAAAAGAGATCCTCCCGAGCTTGCCGTGCAGAACCAACCCAATcctcaaatttaaaattcgttTATATCACCTTCTCTTGGGCCATGGTTCCAGACGGAAAGCGGTGGTACAAAGTGTCTACCAGTGTTGGACACTGGCCGGAAATGGTAAGACACCGTCTGCCGGGTGAACACCAGACACTCCGGGGAAGGGTCGGATGAATGTGAacgaaataatgaaaattctctctctcacacttgTTCTCACCCTAAGCCCGGTTGATTTGCATCCGTGCCGGTTTGCATTCCTAGTCCCCGAAGTTAATCGTTGCGGTATCGTTGCAATGAGGGCGAAGTGGTGCCCAGCCAGACCTGGCAGAACTGTTGTCTGCAACTGAAAGGCCCTCCACAAGGCTCGCGAGCGTATTACCATTACCGTTCGCGCTTCGGCCGAGGCTTGCAACACTGGCCGAAGCTTCTGCAAAAATGGAAGGCTTTATTATTGCTCCCGTCTGGTTTTTTCCCTACATGCCATCCAGTAGACAGTGGAAATTAGCCCCCGGGACTCGGGCCCAGGACACAGGAAACGTTTTGTCCGTTTTTGTCGCGTTAATTTTACTCCCAGTGTCAATATTTTCCACTCTCTTATTtgctgatttttcttttcttgttttagCATTGTCCCGGTACAATGTTTCGTTACGTTAAATAAACCAACCGGTATGCTGCCACCATTGACTGAAGAGAGATTGGCGAAATGCAAATATTGAAGCGGTGCAGCAAAAACGTTAAATCAAACTTTGGCTCTCGCACAGTCAAAAACCCCCCATTCCAACAGTGTCTGGCTGCGTTTGCGTGCGTTACACATTGCACATATGACGTGGATCAGGTTCGCTTCGTAACGTCCCATTCCTATATTGGtaaccctttttttatttcgaccTCGACTCATGTATTTGGATGTTTGCATTGgctctgttgttttttttttcctttattttgaCTCTACTCTCATATCACTCACCCGCACATACGCAAAATCTCCCTTTATTTCTAGCAATGGGAACGCATCTAGCTTGAGGCACGTTATGGAAAACGTGGGgttcgttttctgttttcattttgccTTTATTGTGAACTAACGCTGGCCCATAACGTCAattaaaaacctgttgaagttTAATCAACCGCTCAAAGCGACGTCCCGCTCAGAGCCCGGGCGGGCCCCAGTTGTACGGTAGCTGAAGGGGTGAGTCGTCGTACGTGaagttgatttaatttttgtttcataaacACGACTTCATCAGAACGCAATATTTAATGCCGACCGgacaatttttgagatttttgattaaGCCAAATCGATCAATCGAAAATTTGATGCCGTCGTGCATGGATTTATGGGGAATAAATGGAGTGGTTTGGTGTTATTGGTCGAGAGTAATAAATTGCTGCAAAATATGTGTTGGAAATTTGAGCTGATAGTTCAAGAAGGAATGttgcaaaaatcataaaataaaggagcataaataattaaataaagaaCATTTCGAGGGATGAAATATGCCACTTTTGTAGGTGGAAGAAATGTATTACGCTTTGCATGCATTTAGGCGCCTATTTTCGGTATCGCGGCACAATAAAGCAAGCATTAAAGAATCATTTTACATGATGTTTTAAAACCGTAAATATACTGTCACAAACATAGCACATAACGAAACCTTTAATGCCATCtttccaaagcaaaaaaaaactttataaaaATTCCGACACTTCTTCGCTACACATCGTTAAAGTAAACGACTTCCGCTAACAGCACGTTACACCGGTATGCTGATAATCGTATCGCTGCACATAACTTTTCGAGCTACCACTCAGTTCCAGCAACAACTGCTTGGAGTAGCATAACGCTTGTTAATTGAATAATACTACCACACCGGCCAGCTTATCACATCGCGCCGGTGTCTAATTATTTCAACAACGCGGGAGGGAGCCTCACTGGGCGACCCCATGCTAGTTTTtcaacaaaccgaaagtaTACCACCCTTTATGCATTAATGTTAGcaagtttaatttaaatagtcTTTCATTGCACTCGTTGGAGAAAAGTCACACTAACCGTTCTTCGATATAAAATGATCTACTTGAAGGTGTGTTTCACATCGCTCGTACTTTCCGGGTTGTTTCTGTGCCAAAGTTCCGTTGATGGTAGACCGAGCGAAGTAGAACGAGCATCGGTGGATGCCAGTGATTTGGATGCACGTGCTGGATTCGATATTAGACCTACGCTTCCAACGACATCTACCACTGCAAATCCAACATCTGCAGAGCCTCAACCACTCGGTGGCCTACTAGGTGGAGGTGGTCTACCAGAACTTGGATCTGGAGCGCAACAATCGGGCGGATCATCAGCACCTCAGGCCTCTTTAATTATTGGTGCATTTCAAGCCATCATTACACCGTTCAATCCTGGCATGCTCGGTACTGTTATAGGCGGACTAGGCGGCGGTGGCGGGAACGGTGGCGCTCCCAGTCTACCATCCTTTCCGATTGGATCAAAGCCACAACAATAAATTCAGCACATTAACAGAAtagaaattttatattttactaaTGATTTTATTCCTAAACTCATTTGCGAAATTACCCTTTTAAgtttgcaacaacaaaaaacatgtttgaCCTCGAATTCACATGACGCTGATAATTGCaaagcaatgtttttttattgcaatccAGTTGTTTACCGCAAacaacatttgcttgtttaccATCAGGAAATCAACCCAATCATCAACGCGCGATGCAGCTATTTTTGGCCTGTTTTCGGCCGACTATCGGTGGCTTATTGACTTATCTATTCGGCCAGATAGTCAATCGTGTGCATGCGGGGGCTTGGCTGAGTCCAAAGTAGCATTATAGGAGCGTGATTAACCCGTGACAAGGAAGAGGGAGTTttgtttgggggtttttttttcgttcatttgttttcgttgaAGCATAAGCGGTCGAGCTTGAAGCAGCAACAATTTAACGCTtactgtagatgagcatttaAGATCTATATTGCATACTGTTAGGCGGTGTGAAGCCTTATGGGTATAATGTATATTATAAGCCAGAAATGAAttaagcttttgttttattgtactttAATAAGGTATATTGTATAAGCCAGAATTGCATTCAGCGtatgttttattgaattttattgtgcattttgcaaacatttatt encodes the following:
- the LOC126561093 gene encoding uncharacterized protein LOC126561093; protein product: MIYLKVCFTSLVLSGLFLCQSSVDGRPSEVERASVDASDLDARAGFDIRPTLPTTSTTANPTSAEPQPLGGLLGGGGLPELGSGAQQSGGSSAPQASLIIGAFQAIITPFNPGMLGTVIGGLGGGGGNGGAPSLPSFPIGSKPQQ